One Glycine soja cultivar W05 chromosome 2, ASM419377v2, whole genome shotgun sequence genomic region harbors:
- the LOC114398717 gene encoding ras-related protein Rab2BV-like codes for MAFKVDHEYDYLFKVVLIGDSGVGKSNILSRFTRNEFCLESKSTIGVEFATRTLQVEGKTVKAQIWDTAGQERYRAITSAYYRGAVGALLVYDITKRQTFDNVQRWLRELRDHADSNIVIMMAGNKSDLNHLRAVSTEDAQSLAEREGLSFLETSALEAYNVDKAFQTILFDIYHIISKKALAAQEATSSTGLPQGTTINVSNMAGNAGGNRSCCSN; via the exons ATGGCGTTCAAAGTGGACCATGAATACGATTACCTCTTCAAGGTCGTATTGATTGGGGACTCCGGGGTTGGAAAATCTAACATCCTTTCCAGATTTACGAGAAATGAGTTCTGCTTGGAATCTAAGTCTACCATTGGGGTTGAATTCGCAACCAGAACATTGCAG GTGGAGGGGAAGACTGTGAAGGCACAAATATGGGACACTGCAGGGCAAGAGAGGTACAGAGCCATCACCAGTGCCTACTACAGAGGAGCTGTTGGTGCCTTGTTGGTCTATGACATAACCAAGAGGCAAACATTTGACAATGTGCAGAGGTGGCTTCGGGAACTACGGGACCACGCAGACTCCAACATTGTTATCATGATGGCTGGAAACAAATCTGACCTGAATCATCTGAGAGCAGTGTCTACTGAGGATGCTCAAAGTTTGGCTGAGAGGGAAGGTTTGTCCTTTCTAGAGACTTCAGCATTGGAGGCATACAATGTTGATAAGGCATTTCAAACCATTTTGTTTGATATATATCACATTATAAGTAAAAAGGCACTGGCAGCACAAGAGGCTACTTCCTCTACTGGCCTTCCACAAGGAACTACCATAAATGTCTCGAATATGGCTGGTAATGCCGGCGGCAATAGAAGTTGTTGCTCTAACTAA